Proteins from a single region of Abyssalbus ytuae:
- a CDS encoding DUF4198 domain-containing protein, which translates to MKKIITVLLFIFLVTALFAHEYVLIAYDFFVKEGEKLELHLFVADGFNIELERPVQKSITKKFELITENGKTDLLSKLEDGTLPVLEMEVDFKGLGLIHMERDYARITLPNEEFKNYLQVDNIENIIVDDSTKTEQSERYTRYIKTLIQSNPKPGDRIYNTTVGHNFEIVLLQNPYELNRGDWIKAKVFFMGEPLKNKVITARNRMGNEPAIVQYSRTDENGICSFKLEREGDWFLHATHMIPSPDKNDSDWESFWTTFSFGLKESE; encoded by the coding sequence ATGAAAAAAATAATAACAGTTTTACTATTCATTTTTTTAGTCACTGCACTTTTTGCTCACGAATATGTTTTGATTGCATATGATTTTTTTGTTAAAGAAGGTGAAAAGCTGGAACTTCACCTTTTCGTAGCTGATGGATTTAACATTGAATTGGAGAGGCCTGTGCAAAAATCTATCACTAAAAAGTTTGAACTTATCACAGAAAACGGAAAAACTGATTTGTTATCAAAATTAGAAGATGGGACTTTACCGGTGTTGGAAATGGAGGTTGATTTTAAAGGGCTTGGCTTAATACATATGGAACGGGATTATGCCCGGATAACCTTACCCAACGAAGAATTTAAAAATTACTTACAGGTAGATAATATTGAGAATATTATTGTTGATGATAGTACTAAAACAGAACAATCCGAAAGATACACCCGGTATATAAAAACCTTAATTCAAAGTAATCCAAAACCAGGCGACCGTATTTATAACACAACTGTAGGACATAATTTTGAAATTGTATTGTTACAAAATCCTTATGAATTGAATCGGGGAGATTGGATAAAGGCAAAAGTGTTTTTTATGGGGGAACCACTTAAAAATAAGGTAATTACTGCCCGAAATAGAATGGGTAACGAACCAGCGATAGTTCAATATTCAAGAACGGATGAAAATGGTATTTGCTCATTCAAATTAGAAAGAGAAGGCGACTGGTTTTTACATGCAACACATATGATCCCGTCACCTGATAAGAACGATTCGGACTGGGAAAGCTTTTGGACAACATTCAGTTTCGGGTTAAAAGAAAGCGAGTAA
- a CDS encoding leucine-rich repeat domain-containing protein, producing MKKYFYVLLFVAGGICMTSCNKDDDTPSPKSDAKQIISFVFKKEDNKALNEDVTAEINQEDKTITATVPFGTELTSLLPLIEVSEKATVSPTGTRDFSSEVDYVVTAENGTKATYKVSVKKADPGTGKQILSFVFKEEDNTALNEDVTAEINQEEKTITATVPFNTDVTSLLPLIEVSEKATVSPTGAQDFSSEVDYIVTADNGTKATYKVSVKKADPGTGKQILSFVFKEEDNTALNEDVTAEIDHDNHTIIASIPASIDLTTLTPSIEVSEGAAVSFSGPQECSNEVIYTVTAQDATQAAYTFAFKFTATTQKEVLMAIYKSNPCNTFGWDLDNEDISEWNGVEVDNQGNIIRLDLPSRKLTNLPAEIGQLTSLEYLSLRNNQLTSIPTEIGQLTNLEFLNLGNNQLTSIPIEIGQLTSLEQLYLNYNQLTNIPIEIGQLTSLKTLSLRSNQLTSIPTEIGQLTSLETLSLGNNQLTSIPAEIGQLTSLVSLYLDYNKLTSIPIEIEQLTSLKYLYLHNNQLTSIPAEIGQLTSLEYLYLSNNQLTSIPAEIGQLTNLETLSLSNNQLTSIPSEVCNLGNNGTTIKKDDDVTCETAVDDPEK from the coding sequence ATGAAAAAGTATTTTTATGTATTACTATTCGTTGCCGGGGGTATTTGCATGACCTCCTGCAATAAAGACGACGACACCCCTTCACCAAAAAGCGATGCCAAACAAATCATTAGTTTTGTTTTTAAGAAGGAAGACAATAAAGCTTTGAACGAAGATGTAACAGCAGAAATAAACCAGGAAGACAAAACCATTACCGCCACTGTACCTTTTGGCACTGAACTGACCTCCTTATTGCCTTTAATAGAAGTTTCCGAAAAAGCCACCGTATCACCCACAGGTACACGGGATTTTTCCAGTGAAGTTGATTATGTGGTAACTGCCGAAAACGGTACCAAAGCAACTTATAAGGTATCGGTTAAAAAAGCAGACCCCGGTACGGGAAAACAAATCCTCAGTTTTGTTTTTAAGGAGGAAGACAATACAGCTTTGAACGAAGATGTAACAGCAGAAATAAACCAGGAAGAAAAAACCATTACCGCTACCGTACCTTTTAACACTGACGTAACCTCCTTATTGCCTTTAATAGAAGTCTCCGAAAAAGCCACCGTATCACCCACAGGCGCACAGGATTTTTCCAGTGAAGTTGATTATATAGTAACTGCTGACAACGGTACCAAAGCAACTTATAAGGTATCGGTTAAAAAAGCAGACCCCGGTACGGGAAAACAAATCCTCAGTTTTGTTTTTAAGGAGGAAGACAATACAGCTTTGAACGAAGATGTAACAGCAGAGATAGACCATGATAACCATACCATCATTGCCAGCATACCTGCCAGTATTGACCTAACCACTTTGACCCCCTCCATAGAAGTTTCCGAAGGGGCAGCCGTATCATTTTCCGGCCCGCAGGAATGTTCCAATGAGGTTATTTATACTGTTACCGCACAGGATGCAACCCAGGCAGCCTATACGTTTGCATTTAAGTTTACCGCCACCACCCAAAAGGAAGTATTAATGGCCATATATAAGAGCAACCCTTGCAATACCTTTGGCTGGGACCTTGACAATGAAGACATTAGTGAATGGAACGGGGTAGAAGTAGATAATCAAGGTAATATTATTCGATTAGACTTACCTTCCAGGAAATTGACAAATCTCCCTGCAGAGATCGGGCAGCTCACCAGCCTGGAATACTTGTCTTTAAGAAACAACCAACTAACAAGTATCCCTACAGAGATCGGGCAGCTCACAAACTTAGAATTCTTAAATTTAGGAAACAACCAACTAACGAGTATACCTATAGAGATCGGGCAGCTTACCAGCCTGGAACAATTATATTTAAACTACAACCAACTAACGAATATACCTATAGAGATCGGCCAGCTTACCAGCCTGAAAACCTTGTCTTTAAGAAGCAACCAACTAACGAGTATCCCTACAGAGATCGGGCAGCTCACAAGCTTGGAAACCTTGTCTTTAGGAAACAACCAACTAACGAGTATCCCCGCTGAAATAGGTCAGCTCACCAGCCTGGTATCCTTGTATTTAGACTATAACAAACTAACGAGTATACCTATAGAGATCGAACAGCTCACAAGCCTGAAATACTTATATTTACACAACAACCAACTAACGAGTATCCCCGCTGAAATAGGTCAGCTCACCAGCCTGGAATACTTATATTTAAGTAACAACCAACTAACGAGTATTCCTGCTGAAATAGGTCAGCTCACCAACCTGGAAACCTTATCTTTAAGCAACAACCAACTAACCAGCATTCCTTCGGAGGTGTGTAATTTGGGAAATAACGGGACTACTATTAAAAAAGATGATGATGTTACCTGCGAAACAGCTGTAGATGATCCAGAGAAGTAA
- a CDS encoding leucine-rich repeat domain-containing protein codes for MKKYFYVLLFVAGGICITSCNKDDDNPSPKSDAKQILSFVFKAANNKALNEDVTAEINQEDKTIAATVPFGTELTSLLPEVKISEKAAVSPTGTRDFSNEVTYTVTAENGTKATYKVIVNQAEPNASNAKQILSFVFKEEDNKALNEDVTAAINQEDKTITATVPFGTELTSLLPLIEVSEEATVSPTGAQDFTNEVDYVVTAENGTTATYKVSVKEADPGTGKQILSFVFKATDNAVLNGEDVAAKIDQDNHTIIADILASIDATALTPSIEVSEGATVSSSGPQECSNEVIYTVTAQDATQATYTFTFNFTATTQKEVLMAIYKSNPCNTLGWDFNEDISDWTGVTVDDSEDNIIGLSLPSRKLTNLPAGIGQLTSLEDLILGDNQLTELPAEIGQLTLLEILYIGENELTGLPAEIGQLESLKELDLSGNQLTGLPEEIGQLANLEYLNLNKNQLTGLPAEIDQLTLLEILELKENLLTGFPTEIGQLESLKELLLSGNQLTSIPEQIGNLTDLTHLGLYDNKLEEVPVQIGNLINLTHLDLGKNLLTSIPAEIGNLESLEILDLDDNDQLTSIPQEVCDLEEDQETTINKDDGAICEGSEDD; via the coding sequence ATGAAAAAGTATTTTTATGTATTACTATTCGTTGCCGGGGGTATTTGCATAACCTCCTGCAATAAAGACGACGACAACCCTTCACCAAAAAGCGATGCAAAACAAATCCTCAGTTTTGTTTTTAAGGCAGCAAACAATAAAGCTTTGAACGAAGATGTAACAGCAGAAATAAACCAGGAAGATAAAACCATTGCCGCCACTGTACCTTTTGGCACTGAACTGACCTCTTTATTACCTGAGGTGAAAATTTCCGAAAAAGCGGCCGTATCACCCACAGGCACACGGGATTTTTCCAATGAGGTTACCTATACGGTAACTGCCGAAAACGGCACCAAAGCAACCTATAAAGTAATAGTAAACCAGGCAGAACCCAATGCCAGTAATGCCAAACAAATCCTCAGTTTTGTTTTTAAGGAGGAAGACAATAAAGCTTTGAACGAAGATGTAACAGCAGCAATAAACCAGGAAGACAAAACCATTACCGCCACCGTACCTTTTGGCACTGAACTGACCTCTTTATTGCCTTTAATAGAAGTCTCCGAAGAAGCCACCGTATCACCCACAGGCGCACAGGACTTTACCAATGAAGTTGATTATGTGGTAACTGCCGAAAACGGTACTACAGCAACCTATAAGGTATCGGTTAAGGAAGCAGACCCCGGTACGGGCAAACAAATACTCAGTTTTGTTTTTAAGGCAACAGACAATGCAGTTTTGAACGGCGAAGACGTAGCAGCAAAAATAGACCAGGACAACCATACCATTATTGCCGATATCCTTGCCAGTATAGATGCAACCGCTTTAACCCCTTCCATTGAAGTTTCCGAAGGGGCTACCGTATCATCTTCCGGCCCGCAGGAATGTTCCAATGAGGTTATTTATACCGTTACCGCACAGGATGCAACCCAGGCAACCTATACATTTACATTTAATTTTACCGCCACCACCCAAAAGGAAGTATTAATGGCCATATATAAGAGCAACCCCTGCAATACCCTTGGCTGGGACTTTAATGAGGATATTAGTGATTGGACCGGGGTAACGGTAGATGACAGTGAAGACAATATTATCGGGTTAAGCTTACCTTCCAGGAAATTGACAAATCTCCCTGCAGGGATTGGCCAGCTCACCAGCCTGGAAGACTTAATTTTAGGAGATAACCAGCTAACGGAGCTTCCTGCTGAGATTGGCCAGCTTACTCTTCTGGAAATCTTATATATAGGTGAGAACGAACTAACCGGACTCCCTGCTGAGATTGGCCAGCTTGAAAGTTTAAAAGAATTAGATTTATCCGGCAATCAACTAACCGGGCTCCCGGAAGAAATAGGCCAGCTTGCCAACCTGGAATACTTAAATTTAAATAAGAACCAACTAACCGGGCTTCCCGCAGAAATTGACCAGCTTACTCTTCTGGAAATATTGGAATTAAAAGAAAACTTACTAACGGGCTTTCCCACAGAGATTGGACAGCTTGAAAGTTTGAAAGAGTTACTTTTATCAGGTAACCAATTGACCAGTATCCCTGAACAGATTGGCAATCTCACTGATTTGACACATTTAGGTTTATATGACAACAAACTGGAAGAGGTCCCTGTACAGATTGGTAACCTTATTAATTTGACACACCTGGACTTAGGGAAAAACCTACTAACTTCCATTCCTGCAGAGATTGGTAATCTGGAAAGTTTGGAAATATTGGATTTAGATGACAATGACCAGTTAACAAGTATCCCCCAAGAGGTATGTGATTTGGAAGAAGATCAAGAGACAACGATTAATAAAGATGATGGTGCTATTTGTGAAGGGAGCGAAGATGATTAA
- a CDS encoding leucine-rich repeat domain-containing protein — MKKYFYVLLFVAGGICMTSCNKDDDNPSPKSDAKQIISFVFKKEDNTALNEDVTAEINQEDKTITATVPFNTNVTSLFPLIEVSEEATVSPTSARDFTNEVTYTVTAKDGTQAIYKISVEIALNNATQITGFVFKEGDNKALNEDVTAEIDHDNHTIIASIPASIDVTSLTPSIEVSEGAAVSSSGPQECSNEIIYTVTAQDDTQVAYTFTFKFTATTEKEVLIAIYKSNPCNTLGWDITIEDLSEWTGITLDDEGKVIQLSLYDEIEVDGYGLTILPAEIGKLRSLEKLNLSGNKITELPTEIGKLLKLKHLDLKYNPLSELPTEISLLANLQILYLFETKLIEFPKQILQLTNLEKLDLSGNQITSLPIEIGLLTNLETLLLSNIHLVKFPGEILQLTNLEKLNLSGNQITSIPTEIEKLISLVELDLSKTHLVKFPGEILQLTNLEKLNLSGNQLTSIPTEIGELTSLVELDLQNTTLTSIPSEIGLLTSLEFLFLEDNQLTSIPAQVCDLKNKGTIIYNDKDVTCETAVDD, encoded by the coding sequence ATGAAAAAGTATTTTTATGTATTACTATTCGTTGCCGGGGGTATTTGCATGACCTCCTGCAATAAAGACGACGACAACCCTTCACCAAAAAGCGATGCCAAACAAATCATTAGTTTTGTTTTTAAGAAGGAAGACAATACAGCTTTGAACGAAGATGTAACAGCAGAAATAAACCAGGAAGACAAAACCATTACTGCTACCGTTCCATTTAACACTAACGTAACCTCTTTATTTCCTTTAATCGAAGTTTCTGAAGAAGCGACCGTATCACCCACAAGTGCCCGGGATTTCACCAATGAAGTTACCTATACCGTCACTGCTAAGGATGGTACCCAGGCCATTTATAAAATATCGGTTGAAATTGCCCTGAACAATGCCACCCAAATCACCGGTTTTGTTTTTAAGGAGGGAGACAATAAAGCTTTGAACGAAGATGTAACAGCAGAGATAGACCATGATAACCATACCATCATTGCCAGCATACCTGCCAGTATTGACGTAACCTCTTTGACCCCCTCCATAGAAGTTTCCGAAGGGGCTGCCGTATCATCTTCCGGCCCTCAGGAATGTTCCAATGAGATTATCTATACTGTTACCGCACAGGATGATACCCAAGTGGCCTATACATTTACATTTAAGTTTACAGCCACCACCGAAAAAGAAGTATTAATAGCCATATATAAGAGTAACCCCTGCAACACCTTAGGATGGGACATTACCATTGAGGATCTTAGTGAATGGACCGGTATAACGTTAGATGATGAAGGCAAGGTTATTCAATTATCACTCTATGATGAGATTGAGGTAGATGGGTATGGACTGACTATTCTTCCTGCTGAGATTGGCAAGCTTAGAAGCTTAGAAAAATTAAATTTATCCGGGAACAAGATAACTGAGCTCCCAACTGAAATTGGCAAGCTTTTAAAGCTAAAACATTTAGATTTAAAATATAACCCACTTAGCGAACTCCCAACAGAGATCAGTTTACTTGCCAACCTGCAAATATTGTATTTATTCGAAACCAAACTAATTGAGTTCCCAAAACAGATTTTACAGTTAACCAACTTAGAAAAATTAGATTTATCCGGAAACCAAATCACCAGTCTCCCCATTGAAATCGGGTTGCTTACTAACTTAGAAACATTATTATTATCTAACATCCACCTGGTTAAGTTCCCAGGAGAGATTTTACAGTTAACCAACTTAGAAAAATTAAATTTGTCCGGAAACCAAATCACCAGCATCCCTACTGAGATTGAGAAGCTTATCAGCTTAGTAGAATTAGATTTATCTAAAACCCATCTGGTTAAGTTCCCAGGAGAGATCTTACAGTTAACCAATTTAGAAAAATTAAATTTATCCGGAAACCAACTCACCAGTATCCCTACTGAGATTGGGGAGCTTACCAGCTTAGTAGAATTAGATTTACAAAACACTACCTTAACTAGCATTCCCTCAGAGATCGGGCTGCTTACAAGCTTGGAATTCTTATTTTTAGAAGATAATCAACTAACCAGTATTCCGGCACAAGTCTGTGATTTGAAAAATAAGGGAACTATAATTTATAACGACAAAGATGTTACCTGCGAAACAGCTGTAGATGATTAA
- a CDS encoding YicC/YloC family endoribonuclease: MIKSMTGFGKSVIQLPNKKITIELKSLNSKSLDLNTRIPPSYREKELQMRNTIANVLVRGKIDMGLYVEITGEETTSQINAGVVKQYITQLKNIIDGDEVELLKMAVRMPDALKTEKEEVDEEEFKVINKALNEALSEIDKFRTQEGKVLENDFIERITAIQNLLTEVKKIDPERMVAVRERLEKAVTELKENVDENRFEQELIYYLEKYDITEEKVRLENHLDYFLETIKSNDSNGKKLGFICQEIGREINTMGSKANYAPLQQIVVQMKDELEKVKEQILNVL, translated from the coding sequence ATGATTAAATCTATGACAGGTTTTGGGAAAAGTGTCATTCAGCTTCCCAACAAAAAAATAACCATTGAGTTAAAATCACTTAACAGCAAGAGTTTAGACCTAAACACACGTATTCCTCCCTCCTACAGAGAAAAAGAATTGCAAATGCGCAATACTATTGCCAATGTTCTTGTAAGAGGCAAGATAGATATGGGGCTGTATGTTGAGATAACGGGAGAAGAAACTACAAGCCAGATTAATGCCGGGGTTGTAAAACAATATATAACCCAGCTAAAAAATATTATTGATGGCGATGAAGTTGAACTTTTAAAAATGGCGGTGAGAATGCCAGATGCCCTTAAAACCGAGAAAGAAGAAGTTGATGAAGAAGAGTTTAAAGTGATTAATAAAGCTTTAAATGAAGCCCTAAGTGAAATTGACAAATTCAGAACCCAGGAAGGGAAAGTTCTTGAAAATGATTTTATTGAAAGAATAACTGCCATACAAAATTTACTGACAGAGGTTAAGAAAATAGACCCGGAACGAATGGTTGCCGTGAGGGAACGGCTTGAAAAAGCAGTCACAGAATTAAAAGAAAATGTTGATGAAAACCGCTTTGAACAGGAACTTATATATTATCTTGAAAAATATGATATTACAGAAGAAAAAGTAAGATTGGAAAACCACCTTGACTATTTTTTGGAAACTATAAAATCTAACGATTCCAACGGAAAAAAACTGGGTTTTATTTGTCAGGAAATAGGGCGGGAAATAAATACTATGGGTTCTAAAGCTAATTATGCTCCTTTACAGCAAATAGTAGTGCAAATGAAAGACGAACTGGAAAAAGTAAAAGAACAAATTCTAAACGTACTATAA
- the gmk gene encoding guanylate kinase: protein MEGGKLIIFSAPSGSGKTTIVRHLLQFPELNLEFSISATSREPREGEEHGKHYYFIPLKGFKQHIKNEDFIEWEEVYRDNFYGTLKSEVERIWAKGKNVIFDIDVAGGLRIKRKFPQQTLAVFVKPPSVDELKIRLKKRKTESEDKINMRIAKASVELATAPQFDTIIKNYDLDIAKEEAYSLVSDFIGLEKKKEE from the coding sequence ATGGAAGGAGGTAAATTAATTATATTTTCAGCTCCATCCGGTAGCGGGAAAACAACTATTGTAAGACATTTGTTACAGTTTCCCGAGCTTAACCTGGAGTTTTCTATTTCTGCCACCTCCCGCGAGCCCCGGGAAGGAGAAGAACACGGCAAACACTATTACTTTATTCCTTTAAAAGGCTTTAAGCAACATATTAAAAATGAGGATTTTATAGAATGGGAAGAGGTGTACAGAGATAATTTTTACGGCACCTTAAAAAGTGAAGTTGAACGTATTTGGGCCAAAGGTAAAAATGTAATTTTTGATATTGATGTTGCCGGAGGGCTTAGAATAAAACGTAAGTTCCCCCAACAAACTTTAGCCGTTTTTGTAAAGCCTCCCAGCGTTGACGAATTAAAAATACGTTTGAAGAAGAGAAAAACCGAAAGCGAGGATAAAATAAACATGCGTATAGCCAAAGCATCGGTAGAGCTTGCCACAGCTCCGCAGTTTGATACAATTATTAAAAATTATGACCTGGACATTGCCAAGGAAGAAGCATACAGTCTTGTGTCAGATTTTATCGGGTTGGAAAAGAAGAAAGAAGAATAA
- the nadD gene encoding nicotinate (nicotinamide) nucleotide adenylyltransferase, with the protein MSATNSYKKVGLYFGTFNPIHIGHLVIANHLAEYSDMNEVWFVVTPQSPFKTKKTMLDNNQRLEMVFRATEDYTTLKPSNIEFGLPQPNYTVNTLAYLEEKYPDYEFALIMGEDNLKSFHKWKNYDVILQNHDIYVYPRISGGTTETRFNDHSRIHFINAPVMEISSTFIRNAIKEGKNVRPLLPYPVWKYLDEMNFYKK; encoded by the coding sequence ATGTCCGCCACAAACTCTTATAAAAAAGTAGGGCTTTACTTTGGTACCTTTAACCCTATACATATAGGGCACCTGGTTATTGCCAATCACCTGGCAGAATACAGTGACATGAATGAAGTATGGTTTGTGGTAACACCTCAAAGCCCTTTTAAAACTAAAAAGACGATGCTGGATAATAACCAACGGTTAGAAATGGTATTCAGGGCTACCGAAGATTATACTACACTTAAACCCAGCAATATAGAGTTTGGCTTACCTCAGCCAAATTATACGGTAAACACACTGGCCTATCTTGAGGAAAAATATCCTGATTACGAATTTGCCCTTATTATGGGGGAAGATAACTTGAAAAGTTTTCATAAATGGAAAAACTATGATGTTATACTTCAAAATCATGATATTTATGTATATCCAAGAATTTCGGGTGGTACTACAGAAACACGATTTAATGATCACTCCCGGATACACTTTATTAATGCCCCGGTAATGGAGATTTCTTCTACTTTTATTAGAAATGCCATTAAAGAAGGAAAAAATGTGCGGCCTTTATTGCCCTACCCTGTTTGGAAATATTTAGATGAAATGAATTTTTATAAGAAGTAA
- the lysM gene encoding peptidoglycan-binding protein LysM has protein sequence MGLFSFIKNAGAKVFGYKTDAEKAAEAAAVSAAGEAARKAAEAAAALKIRQTILDLELKVEDLKVSIDDDVATVTGKAYDTTEKEKIILVVGNSEGIATVDDRMEVEHELGEATFHTVEKGDTLSKIAKAVYGDAMKYPVIFEANKPMLKHPDKIYPGQVLRIPALEK, from the coding sequence ATGGGATTATTTTCATTTATCAAAAATGCAGGAGCCAAAGTGTTTGGTTACAAAACAGATGCTGAAAAAGCAGCTGAAGCAGCCGCAGTATCAGCTGCCGGGGAAGCAGCCCGAAAAGCAGCAGAGGCGGCCGCAGCCCTTAAAATAAGGCAAACAATTTTAGATCTTGAATTAAAAGTAGAAGATCTTAAGGTTTCTATAGATGACGATGTGGCTACAGTAACTGGGAAAGCATATGATACCACTGAAAAAGAAAAAATAATTCTTGTAGTAGGAAACAGCGAAGGTATAGCTACGGTAGATGACAGGATGGAGGTTGAACATGAGTTGGGAGAAGCAACTTTTCATACTGTTGAAAAAGGTGATACTCTCAGTAAAATTGCTAAAGCTGTTTATGGCGATGCAATGAAATATCCTGTTATTTTTGAAGCTAATAAACCAATGCTGAAACATCCTGATAAGATATATCCGGGTCAGGTGTTAAGAATACCGGCGCTGGAAAAATAA
- a CDS encoding nicotinic acid mononucleotide adenyltransferase: MKALKLLFLSFTVLIFTTSCYTEVVVEDDYIIDEPVVTLGEVLASYDLWYVNIHETEGNGEVPFLQKAFTVSFNGGVFMANNNLVGIGSTGNGLGIDVGYYGTSGTTLEVDHDIDGIWRMEVFQLNNNRIELYHRPTDTSYFLTGYLASNFDYDYVFYDNIHYFLQEYNVWEKTYVSEEGALNDFDNENFLSFLADGNDIFLSSIDTPGTPVNNLQWDYEGVYTVYDIPGETYLKTLTLDYDYFDNDYFELYVIDDRTIELYHPESGTVYEFTGRGYIQYLKNTQGKDTSSSRKRTKIVNKTMNVTRKGEQRKIKV, from the coding sequence ATGAAAGCATTAAAATTACTTTTCTTATCATTTACAGTGTTAATATTCACTACATCCTGCTATACCGAGGTGGTGGTAGAAGACGATTATATTATTGACGAACCGGTTGTAACACTGGGTGAAGTCTTAGCTTCATATGATTTATGGTATGTAAATATACATGAAACCGAAGGCAACGGAGAAGTTCCTTTTTTACAAAAGGCATTTACCGTGAGTTTTAACGGAGGGGTTTTCATGGCCAACAATAATTTAGTGGGAATCGGTTCTACGGGTAATGGCCTGGGTATTGATGTAGGGTATTACGGTACATCTGGAACTACTTTGGAAGTAGATCATGATATAGACGGGATTTGGAGAATGGAAGTTTTTCAGTTAAACAATAACAGGATAGAACTGTATCACCGGCCTACTGACACCTCCTACTTTTTAACAGGCTATTTAGCAAGCAATTTTGATTATGACTATGTGTTTTATGACAATATTCATTACTTTTTACAGGAGTACAATGTTTGGGAAAAAACATATGTAAGTGAAGAAGGGGCTTTAAATGATTTTGATAATGAAAACTTCTTAAGTTTCCTGGCTGATGGCAATGATATTTTCCTTTCTTCTATAGATACTCCAGGTACGCCGGTAAACAACTTACAGTGGGATTATGAAGGGGTGTATACGGTATACGATATACCCGGAGAAACCTATTTAAAAACTTTAACATTAGATTATGACTACTTTGACAATGATTATTTTGAACTCTACGTTATAGATGACAGAACAATTGAGCTATATCATCCTGAGTCTGGCACGGTTTATGAATTTACAGGTAGAGGATATATACAATATTTAAAAAACACACAAGGTAAAGATACCTCATCCTCGCGTAAGCGTACTAAAATAGTAAACAAAACTATGAATGTTACACGCAAAGGCGAGCAAAGAAAAATAAAAGTTTAG